One segment of Methanolinea mesophila DNA contains the following:
- a CDS encoding DUF134 domain-containing protein has translation MNDDQAGVQGQARRGRPRIKRNIEFSGPVRCYVPQCNIPGTTENVILMPEELELLRLVDFEGLEQEEAASVMGISRRTAWRDLHNARRKVVDALLHGKQIEMESCILKAQNLCPRMRGEICPKEDGETCPRRWTQKFPPTPASPDNR, from the coding sequence ATGAACGATGACCAGGCTGGCGTACAGGGGCAGGCCCGGAGAGGGAGGCCCAGGATTAAACGGAATATCGAATTTTCAGGGCCGGTCAGGTGTTACGTCCCCCAGTGTAATATCCCGGGCACCACTGAGAACGTGATTCTCATGCCAGAGGAGCTGGAGCTGCTAAGGCTGGTGGACTTCGAAGGGCTCGAGCAGGAGGAGGCCGCCTCTGTCATGGGAATCTCCAGGAGAACTGCATGGCGCGACCTCCATAACGCCCGCCGAAAAGTTGTCGATGCGCTCCTCCATGGAAAACAGATCGAGATGGAGAGTTGTATTCTGAAGGCCCAGAACCTCTGTCCGAGAATGAGAGGGGAGATCTGCCCGAAAGAAGACGGCGAGACCTGCCCGCGGCGCTGGACACAGAAGTTTCCCCCGACTCCGGCATCGCCTGACAATAGGTAA
- the mcrG gene encoding coenzyme-B sulfoethylthiotransferase subunit gamma, with translation MAYKPQYCPGTTVVAENRRKQLDPSKKLEKIRDVTDEDIVLIMGHRAPGAAYPTAHPPLAEQQEPACPIRKLVTPTDGAKHGDRVRYIQFADSMYNAPCQPYVRSWLEAYRYRGIDPGTLSGRQIIECRERDLEKYAKELVNTELFDPARTGVRGATVHGHSLRLAEDGMMFDMLQRCILDKKSGVVKYVKNQIGEPLDKEVKVGKPMDDKWLKGHTTMYHSLVGTGFRDDAEYVEYIQRIHSLRTKYGFMPME, from the coding sequence ATGGCTTACAAACCACAGTATTGCCCTGGCACCACTGTTGTCGCCGAGAACAGGCGAAAGCAGCTGGACCCCAGCAAGAAGCTGGAGAAGATCCGTGACGTCACGGATGAGGACATCGTTTTGATCATGGGACACCGCGCCCCCGGTGCGGCATACCCGACCGCTCACCCCCCGCTCGCCGAGCAGCAGGAGCCCGCCTGCCCGATCCGCAAGCTGGTGACCCCCACCGACGGCGCCAAGCACGGCGACCGTGTCAGGTACATCCAGTTCGCCGACTCCATGTACAATGCGCCCTGCCAGCCCTACGTCAGGTCCTGGCTCGAGGCATACCGCTACCGTGGTATCGACCCCGGTACCCTGTCCGGCCGTCAGATCATCGAGTGCCGTGAGAGGGACCTTGAGAAATACGCAAAGGAACTGGTCAACACCGAGCTCTTCGACCCCGCACGCACCGGCGTACGTGGCGCGACCGTGCACGGCCACTCCCTCCGTCTCGCAGAGGACGGGATGATGTTCGACATGCTCCAGCGCTGTATTCTCGACAAGAAGTCCGGCGTTGTCAAGTACGTGAAGAACCAGATCGGAGAGCCCCTGGACAAGGAAGTCAAGGTCGGCAAGCCCATGGACGACAAGTGGCTCAAGGGACACACCACCATGTACCACTCCCTGGTCGGAACCGGCTTCCGTGACGATGCAGAATACGTGGAATACATCCAGCGCATCCACTCGCTGAGGACCAAATACGGCTTCATGCCCATGGAGTGA
- a CDS encoding nucleotide-binding protein, translating to MRNRQKVNDQMRIVVASGKGGTGKTLVTANLAFVLSQKMAITLEDCDVEEPNLHLYFPSSGKETVVTITVPGIDESACTLCGKCGEACRYGAITALSDRVLIFPDLCHSCGGCALACPALAIEEVERPIGMIKVSFPLPGLKLISGRLNEGEVQTVAVIREVRTRSEDDPLVIADAPPGTSCPLVETLEGCNYCLLVTEPTPFGLHDLALAAEVVQVMGVPAGIVINKNDGNDGDIVDFAKTHSLPVLMSIPLDREIARVHNNGDLVCLKFPEWRERFAALAHCLLGEYAGGGA from the coding sequence ATGCGGAACCGGCAGAAGGTCAATGATCAAATGCGGATCGTTGTGGCAAGCGGGAAAGGAGGGACCGGAAAAACACTGGTCACGGCTAACCTCGCTTTTGTACTCTCACAGAAAATGGCTATAACCCTGGAAGACTGCGACGTTGAAGAGCCTAACCTGCACCTCTATTTCCCCTCTTCCGGTAAAGAGACGGTAGTGACCATCACGGTTCCCGGTATCGACGAGTCCGCATGCACGCTCTGCGGGAAGTGTGGTGAGGCCTGCCGCTACGGTGCAATCACCGCGCTCTCGGACCGGGTGTTGATTTTTCCTGATCTCTGCCATTCCTGCGGGGGATGCGCACTTGCCTGCCCTGCCCTGGCCATAGAAGAGGTCGAACGCCCGATAGGAATGATTAAGGTCTCTTTTCCCCTGCCGGGTCTGAAGCTCATCTCGGGAAGGCTCAATGAAGGGGAGGTACAGACCGTGGCTGTGATCCGGGAGGTAAGGACCAGGTCGGAGGATGACCCGTTGGTGATCGCCGACGCGCCGCCGGGGACCTCCTGCCCCCTGGTGGAAACCCTTGAAGGATGTAATTACTGCCTGCTGGTCACCGAACCGACCCCCTTCGGTCTTCACGACCTCGCCCTGGCTGCCGAAGTTGTTCAGGTCATGGGGGTTCCGGCCGGGATCGTGATCAACAAAAACGATGGAAATGATGGTGATATCGTCGATTTTGCGAAGACGCACTCGTTACCGGTCCTGATGTCGATCCCCCTCGACAGGGAGATCGCACGCGTTCATAACAACGGAGACCTGGTCTGCTTGAAATTCCCGGAATGGCGCGAGCGCTTCGCTGCGCTCGCCCATTGCCTGCTCGGGGAATACGCCGGAGGAGGCGCATGA
- a CDS encoding NifB/NifX family molybdenum-iron cluster-binding protein, which translates to MKIAIPSRGTSPDSAPDDRFGRAPFFAVIDTESGEFSTIENAAADASGGVGPQAVGLLSRLNIKVVIAGRIGGNALVALKEAGIEVVEQEMNGTVRGICESYSSSLK; encoded by the coding sequence ATGAAGATCGCGATACCTTCACGGGGAACCTCGCCGGACAGTGCTCCGGACGATCGTTTCGGACGGGCACCCTTTTTTGCGGTGATTGACACGGAATCCGGGGAATTTTCCACCATAGAGAATGCCGCTGCGGATGCTTCCGGCGGGGTTGGCCCGCAGGCGGTCGGGCTGCTCTCGCGGCTGAATATAAAGGTGGTCATAGCCGGGAGGATCGGTGGAAATGCTCTTGTTGCGCTTAAAGAAGCCGGAATAGAAGTAGTTGAACAGGAAATGAACGGCACTGTACGAGGCATCTGCGAGAGTTACAGTTCCAGCCTGAAATAG
- the mcrC gene encoding methyl-coenzyme M reductase I operon protein C, producing the protein MPMGRVTQVVDCREAMGMGKGGGIAQRGTISECRYPDVIVVGMSPGRRHVTKPVCDITSALRQQGVEYSISTLVLNAGSGVPPDAKNIGGAVLGAYFGLTDKEIEQIERHKIAILHHGNVRSHVVHKVRYILAACDVKAIVVSQAPVDFEDFAREGVKTALVMPPPDRVTTKGTVMAIVSGVTRGQTPTREKMAEVIHAVLRLMKNKE; encoded by the coding sequence ATGCCGATGGGAAGAGTCACCCAGGTTGTCGATTGCCGTGAGGCGATGGGCATGGGGAAAGGAGGAGGTATCGCCCAGCGCGGAACCATCTCCGAATGCCGTTACCCGGACGTGATCGTGGTCGGGATGTCCCCGGGACGCCGCCATGTCACGAAACCGGTCTGCGACATCACCTCAGCGCTCCGGCAGCAGGGTGTGGAGTACAGCATCAGCACGCTGGTCCTGAACGCAGGCAGCGGTGTTCCCCCCGATGCGAAAAATATCGGCGGTGCGGTACTCGGTGCATACTTCGGCCTGACAGATAAGGAAATAGAGCAGATAGAGAGGCATAAGATCGCCATTCTCCACCACGGGAACGTCCGTTCCCACGTGGTGCACAAGGTCAGGTATATCCTTGCGGCCTGTGACGTGAAGGCGATCGTAGTCTCGCAGGCACCGGTAGACTTCGAAGACTTTGCCAGGGAAGGGGTGAAGACCGCCCTGGTCATGCCTCCCCCCGATCGGGTAACCACGAAAGGGACGGTGATGGCGATCGTCAGCGGGGTAACCCGGGGACAGACGCCCACCAGGGAGAAGATGGCAGAAGTCATTCACGCAGTCTTGAGATTGATGAAAAACAAGGAGTGA
- the mcrA gene encoding coenzyme-B sulfoethylthiotransferase subunit alpha yields the protein MAKAKIERSQKLFLKALKEKFAEDPQSTQTVYAREGLKQSARKREFIAEGKKAEMSRGISMYDPVRCHLGGIPLGQRQLMTYEVSGTGVFVEGDDLHFVNNAAMQQMWDDIRRTIIVNMDLAHQTLQKRLGKEVTPETINEYLHVVNHAMPGAAVVQEHMVETHPGLVDDCYVKVFTGDDEMADDLEPQFVVNIEKLFPAKQAAALKAAVGKSVYQAIHIPTIVSRTCDGGTTSRWSAMQIGMSFIGAYRMCAGEAAVADLAFAAKHAGVIQMGDILPARRARGPNEPGGIKFGHFADMVQADRKYPNDPARATLEVVGAGAMLFDQIWLGSYMSGGVGFTQYATAAYTDNILDDYTYYGMDYIKSKYKVNWQSPSEKDKVKATQDVVNDIATEVNLYGMEQYEQYPTALEDHFGGSQRASVLAAASGISCSIATGNSNAGLNGWYLSMLMHKEGWSRLGFFGYDLQDQCGSTNSLSVRPDEGAVGELRGPNYPNYAMNVGHQGEYAAISGAAHYSRGDAWSLNPLIKITFADPSLKFDFAEPRREFAKGAIREFMPAGERALIIPAR from the coding sequence ATGGCAAAAGCAAAAATCGAGAGATCCCAGAAGCTCTTCCTCAAGGCCCTGAAAGAGAAGTTCGCAGAGGACCCGCAGAGCACCCAGACTGTCTACGCCCGCGAGGGACTGAAGCAGTCCGCAAGGAAGAGAGAGTTTATCGCCGAGGGTAAGAAGGCAGAGATGTCCCGTGGCATCAGCATGTACGACCCCGTACGCTGCCACCTGGGCGGTATCCCCCTCGGTCAGCGCCAGCTGATGACCTACGAGGTCTCCGGCACCGGCGTCTTCGTAGAGGGTGACGACCTCCACTTCGTCAACAACGCGGCCATGCAGCAGATGTGGGACGACATCCGCCGGACCATCATCGTGAACATGGACCTCGCCCACCAGACCCTGCAGAAGAGGCTGGGCAAGGAAGTGACCCCCGAGACCATCAACGAGTACCTGCACGTGGTCAACCACGCGATGCCCGGTGCCGCGGTGGTTCAGGAGCACATGGTCGAGACCCACCCGGGCCTTGTCGACGACTGTTACGTCAAGGTCTTTACCGGTGACGACGAGATGGCCGACGACCTCGAGCCCCAGTTCGTGGTCAACATCGAGAAGCTCTTCCCGGCAAAGCAGGCAGCAGCCCTGAAGGCCGCGGTCGGCAAGTCCGTGTACCAGGCAATCCACATCCCGACCATCGTCTCCAGGACCTGCGATGGAGGTACTACCTCCCGGTGGTCCGCCATGCAGATCGGTATGTCCTTCATCGGTGCATACCGCATGTGCGCCGGCGAGGCCGCAGTGGCCGACCTGGCATTCGCGGCAAAGCACGCCGGTGTTATCCAGATGGGTGACATCCTGCCCGCACGTCGTGCCCGTGGCCCGAACGAGCCCGGTGGCATCAAGTTCGGTCACTTTGCCGACATGGTCCAGGCCGACAGGAAGTACCCGAACGACCCCGCCAGGGCAACCCTCGAGGTCGTAGGCGCAGGTGCCATGCTCTTTGACCAGATCTGGCTCGGCTCCTACATGTCCGGTGGTGTCGGGTTCACCCAGTATGCAACCGCCGCATACACCGACAACATCCTTGATGACTACACCTACTACGGTATGGACTACATCAAGAGCAAGTACAAAGTCAACTGGCAGAGCCCGAGCGAGAAGGACAAGGTCAAGGCGACCCAGGACGTTGTCAACGACATCGCGACCGAGGTCAACCTCTACGGTATGGAGCAGTACGAACAGTACCCCACCGCCCTGGAAGACCACTTCGGTGGTTCCCAGCGTGCATCCGTGCTCGCAGCGGCATCCGGTATCTCCTGTTCGATTGCAACCGGCAACTCCAACGCCGGTCTGAACGGCTGGTACCTGTCCATGCTCATGCACAAGGAAGGATGGTCACGTCTCGGCTTCTTCGGCTACGACCTGCAGGACCAGTGCGGTTCCACCAACTCGCTCTCCGTCCGGCCCGACGAGGGTGCAGTCGGAGAACTCCGTGGACCCAACTACCCCAACTACGCCATGAACGTGGGACACCAGGGAGAGTACGCTGCAATTTCAGGTGCTGCTCACTACTCACGCGGAGACGCGTGGTCCTTAAACCCGCTAATCAAGATCACCTTCGCCGACCCCTCGCTCAAGTTCGACTTCGCCGAACCCCGCCGCGAGTTCGCAAAGGGTGCAATCCGCGAGTTCATGCCCGCCGGAGAGCGCGCTCTGATCATACCCGCAAGGTAA
- the atwA gene encoding methyl coenzyme M reductase system, component A2 — protein sequence MPSSFPLVTVRDLSVEIDGSVLLDRVSFRISEGEILGIIGRSGAGKSVLMHLLRGVDFAPTSGSIVYHFSECPGCGNFQPRSLAGKECPSCGGKLISIDIDLWNTGNDSERAKVLQKTAIMFQRTFALYGNDRVIENVLHALDDVGYPSEHAVPRAADLLDSVRLAHRMMHIARDLSGGEKQRVVLARQLAKEPFLLFADEPTGTLDPATARLVHELLVDAAKNTRMGMVITSHFSGVIEEVAGRALLIECGKIEKDGTPAEVLAKFLENTRDEEETGRPPAGHEILSARDVEKRYLTVDRGVIRAVDQVSFEVKEREIFGIIGTSGAGKTTLSRIISGIIEPTGGEMLIRIGDEWVDMTRPGITERGRAKPYIGLLHQEYDLYPHRTVVDNLTDAIGLDFPKELAVHKSRISLSMAGFSPDVVEGLLHRYPSQLSEGERHRVALAQVLIREPRLIVLDEPTGTMDPLTREEVKDSILKARSEMDETFIIVSHDIGFVREICDRVALMKGGKIVSCGTPLEVLDH from the coding sequence ATGCCATCCTCTTTTCCTCTGGTTACCGTGCGTGACCTCAGCGTGGAGATCGACGGATCCGTGCTTCTCGACAGGGTCTCCTTCCGGATTTCGGAGGGGGAGATCCTGGGAATCATCGGGAGGAGCGGAGCGGGAAAATCGGTCCTCATGCATCTGCTTCGTGGTGTAGACTTTGCCCCCACCTCGGGGTCGATCGTTTATCACTTCTCCGAATGTCCGGGTTGCGGGAATTTCCAGCCCCGCAGTCTGGCGGGAAAGGAGTGTCCTTCCTGTGGAGGGAAACTCATCTCAATCGATATCGACCTCTGGAATACGGGAAACGATAGTGAAAGGGCGAAGGTCCTGCAAAAGACGGCGATCATGTTCCAGCGCACCTTTGCGCTCTACGGAAATGATCGGGTGATCGAAAATGTCCTCCACGCCCTGGACGATGTAGGATATCCCTCCGAACATGCGGTGCCAAGGGCGGCTGACCTCCTTGACAGCGTGAGACTTGCGCACCGGATGATGCATATCGCCCGGGATCTCTCGGGAGGAGAGAAACAGAGGGTCGTCCTGGCCCGTCAGCTCGCCAAGGAGCCGTTCCTTTTGTTCGCGGACGAACCCACCGGCACTCTCGACCCTGCCACTGCACGTCTCGTTCATGAATTGCTGGTGGATGCAGCGAAAAATACCCGGATGGGAATGGTGATCACCTCCCATTTTTCGGGCGTGATCGAAGAGGTTGCCGGAAGGGCGTTACTGATCGAATGCGGGAAAATCGAAAAGGACGGCACGCCTGCTGAGGTTCTAGCGAAATTCCTGGAAAATACCCGGGACGAGGAAGAGACTGGACGGCCACCGGCCGGTCATGAGATCCTTTCCGCCAGGGATGTGGAGAAACGGTACCTCACCGTGGACCGGGGAGTGATCCGGGCCGTCGACCAGGTCTCTTTCGAAGTGAAAGAACGCGAGATATTCGGAATAATCGGTACCAGTGGTGCCGGGAAAACGACCCTCTCCAGGATCATTTCCGGAATAATCGAGCCGACCGGCGGAGAGATGCTGATCCGGATCGGGGATGAATGGGTGGACATGACCAGGCCGGGGATCACGGAACGCGGCCGAGCCAAGCCCTATATCGGCCTTCTGCACCAGGAATATGACCTTTACCCGCACCGGACCGTGGTGGATAATCTCACGGATGCGATCGGCCTCGACTTCCCGAAAGAGCTCGCGGTACATAAATCCAGGATCAGTCTCTCGATGGCGGGTTTTTCCCCCGATGTCGTAGAGGGGCTGCTGCACAGGTATCCCTCCCAGCTCTCCGAAGGCGAGCGCCACAGGGTCGCCCTTGCCCAGGTGCTGATACGGGAACCGAGGCTAATCGTGCTCGATGAGCCGACCGGTACCATGGATCCCCTCACCAGGGAAGAGGTGAAGGACTCTATCTTAAAAGCGAGGAGCGAAATGGATGAGACCTTCATCATCGTCTCCCACGATATCGGATTTGTCCGGGAGATCTGCGATAGGGTTGCCCTTATGAAGGGAGGGAAGATCGTGTCCTGCGGGACACCTCTCGAGGTCCTGGATCATTAA
- a CDS encoding ATP-binding protein has protein sequence MIRLAVVSGKGGTGKTVISASLALLLPGKKILVDADVDASNLPLLLSPKKIWEKPFFGMEKAHIDPDRCLQCGACRNSCRSGAVRLDENRYRVENFRCEGCAACTLVCPAEAITMVRHRSGVVTCGLTGAGPLVYAHLFPGEGNSGLLVHELKKIASQRVDGFDLMLVDGPPGTGCPLISTVSGTDLLVVVTEPSVSGDHDFQRVIRVANRFRPRIRVVINRADLNPDRVVSIEQFCREQNIPVIGRIPFDESVIRWVRGGEPAPLTSGPASEAIHTIASNIAQELGTP, from the coding sequence ATGATCCGGCTTGCAGTGGTAAGCGGGAAAGGCGGAACGGGAAAGACCGTAATTTCCGCATCACTGGCCTTGCTTCTCCCCGGAAAAAAGATCCTCGTGGATGCTGACGTGGACGCCTCAAACCTCCCCCTTCTCCTCTCCCCCAAAAAAATCTGGGAGAAGCCCTTTTTTGGAATGGAGAAGGCGCATATCGATCCTGACAGGTGCCTTCAGTGCGGGGCATGCCGGAACTCATGCAGGTCCGGTGCGGTGCGGCTGGATGAAAACCGCTACCGCGTGGAAAACTTCCGCTGTGAAGGATGCGCCGCCTGCACACTGGTTTGCCCGGCGGAAGCGATCACGATGGTACGGCACAGAAGCGGAGTTGTCACCTGCGGGTTAACAGGTGCCGGGCCGCTCGTCTACGCCCACCTTTTTCCCGGTGAAGGGAATTCGGGGCTCCTGGTTCATGAACTCAAAAAAATCGCCTCGCAGCGGGTGGACGGATTCGACCTCATGCTTGTTGACGGACCCCCCGGGACCGGGTGTCCGCTGATCTCTACGGTCAGCGGGACAGACCTCCTGGTCGTGGTGACCGAGCCGAGTGTCTCCGGGGACCATGACTTCCAGAGGGTAATCCGGGTCGCGAACCGGTTCCGGCCCCGGATCAGAGTGGTCATCAACCGCGCCGACCTCAACCCGGACCGGGTCGTATCGATCGAACAATTTTGCCGGGAACAGAATATCCCCGTAATCGGCAGGATCCCTTTTGATGAATCGGTCATCAGATGGGTAAGAGGGGGGGAACCGGCCCCCCTGACGAGCGGTCCGGCATCAGAAGCGATTCATACTATCGCCTCCAACATTGCACAGGAGCTGGGAACACCATGA
- a CDS encoding NifB/NifX family molybdenum-iron cluster-binding protein — protein MKIAIARDGSYVSQHFGHCEGYAIYYVRDGIIFRQEDLENPGHQPGVLPGFLADHQVTHILAGGMGPRAIDLFRDKGIEVIIGVSGPVDRIAQDLIAGRIVPGESACTHTEGHTCNHE, from the coding sequence ATGAAGATCGCAATTGCACGCGATGGATCCTATGTCTCACAGCATTTCGGCCACTGCGAGGGGTATGCCATATACTATGTCAGAGACGGGATCATCTTCAGGCAGGAGGACCTTGAAAACCCGGGACACCAGCCCGGTGTATTACCGGGCTTTCTTGCAGATCATCAGGTGACGCATATTCTTGCGGGCGGCATGGGCCCCCGGGCCATCGACCTGTTCCGTGATAAGGGCATTGAGGTCATCATCGGAGTCTCCGGCCCCGTGGACAGGATAGCCCAGGACCTCATCGCAGGGAGAATCGTGCCCGGCGAGAGCGCCTGCACCCATACGGAAGGTCATACCTGCAATCACGAATGA